In Miscanthus floridulus cultivar M001 chromosome 8, ASM1932011v1, whole genome shotgun sequence, the sequence CCAATAAATTATTAAGGACAACCTGTCCCCAATGATATACGCTAAACAAAATACCCGCAACATTCATTCACTTTAAGGCATCAGTGCAAAGAACCCAAGTGTAATTGTGTATATGTCATGAGGGGACGCACGTATACCAGGCGCCGACGGGCGCGTGACGTGTGGCGCGCCACAGAGCGGCGCGATCAGCACAGCAGCCGCGCGAGAGGAGGCCAGCGCAAGTGGCTGAGAGGAAAGAGAGATTAGTTTCCTTTTTATTCCCTTAAGTCTAGGAGAGGTTATTTCCAGGAATAGTTTGTTGCCAAGTTGGTTAGGCAGGCTGGCCTATTTATCGATACTTCCGCAAACAATTGGGATTAAGAAAAATATTACCATCTAATCTCCTATCTCCTTCTCTCAACTAAGCCTGCGGCAGGGgcaacctcgccggagaagacggacCGAGGCTATGAGTTGCGTAGCCGAGGGCCAGCTATCCGAGGGTTTGACgctcttgacaacctggtatcacgatcCCGGTGATCATCGACTTCCCGATCCAACTCACCACCAGCCGCCGCCACCCCACCACCACCAGCCGCCGCGCCGCCATCCCCGACGTCGTCTTCTACAGCATCGTGTTCGGCAGCCATGGGTGACCAAAGTGACCTCAAGGCCACGGTGGAGTCGCTCGCCGAAGTCGTCAAGTCGCTGTAGGCCACTGTCGAAGCCAACGCCAAGGCCATCGCCTCCCTCGCCGCCGACAGCTCGCCCTCCTCGGGCAGCAAGGCGCCGGTGTCCGGCAAGCACCATAACGACCGGCCGCCAAAATTCCAGAAGATGGATTTTCCCTGGTACGATGGCAAAACCGATCCCCTCATCTTCCTTAACCGCTGCGAATCCTACTTCCACCAGCAGCGCATCATGGAAGAGGAGAGGGTCTGGATGGCGTTGTACAACCTCGAAGAGGGCGCCCAGATGTGGTACATGCAGGTACAGCAAGATGAGGGCACGCCGTCTTGGCGGCGTTTCACCGAGCTGTTGAACCTGCGTTATGGGCCGCCGCTTCGCTCCGCCCCGCTGTTCGAGTTGGCGGATTGCCGGCGCACGGGCACGGTGGCGGAATACCAGGACCGCTTCTAGGGCCTCCTGCCGCGCGCGGGGCGACTCGACAAGGCGCAACGCGTCCAGCTCTTCACGGGAGGTCTCCTGCCCCCGCTGAGCCTCGCTATGCAGATTCAAAACTCGCAGTCTCTTGCGGCAGCCATGAGCTTGGCCTGGCAGATGGAATTGATGGCGCAGTATACCGTTGCCCAGCCCAAGACCGCAGCCCGGGGACTTCTGCCGGTCCCTCCACCGCGTCACGCCCTGCCGGCTCCAGCAGCACCCAAGGCCGCCCCACGACGGTCACCATCGATGGACGCCCAGTCAAGCGCCTCTCCCAGGCGGAACAAGAGGAGCGCCGTCGCCTCGGCTTGTGCTACAACTGCGACGAAAAGTACACATGCGGCCACAACAGGGTGTGCAAGCATCTTTTCCTCCTGGATGGCGCCGTGGAGGTCGATGATCCCGACGACGACGCGGCCACCGAGGACGAGGCCGTCGAGGAGGCCCCGGCCTACTCCCTCCATGCCGTGGCGGGCGTCCGTGCCCACGACTCCCTCCAGTTCCGCATTCTGGTGGCCGGTGTGCCGCTGATCGCCCTCCTCGACACCGGCTCAACGCACAATTTCATCTCGGAAGGCGCAGCGCAGCAGACCGGGCTAACATCTTGAAATTATAATAACTATGCATTTTCAATGCTTTAACAGTGAAGCGTTTTCAGATTTTCTTCTTGTCAAAATAATCAGGAAAAATACCATAATATAGCAATATCATTAAACGGTCCTTGTTAGACATTATATCAATTAGTTAAGAGAGCCTTTAGAATATCAGAATACAGTTTCTAGTACCTGCAAGGGGCTATATAATACAAGCTTGTAATAAGATTCAGGGTTAAGCCCTTCTTTTGGAGGACCTGAGCGAGGACCAGCCTGAGGGCTTCCGCAAAGATACCAgttacttaggccttgtttagataccctcaaaattctttcactctctctccatcacatcaatttttagccgtttgcatggagcattaaatgtaggtaaaaaaaataactaattgcacagtttagttggaaatcacgagataaatcttttgagcttagttggtccacgattggacaatatttaccaaataagacaaaagtgctactattcatcgggttgaaatttttttcaatctaaacaaggccttagtataATGTTCCAATCACGTTTTGCTGCCTTCTATTCAGGATGCACACCTTCTGAAACTTATAAAGAAGACGCAATGAGTATTATGTTAGATCTGAAATCCCTGCAGAGGATAGAAGTAGTGAAGTTACTGATAGAACTCAAGTTGCTGCAAAGGACAAACCAAATAGGAATTCAAGTGCatctttttttttatgaaaattcAAGTGCATCTTTGAATGGAACTGAAACTTCTAATGGTAAAACAGGTAAGTCTGATAAACCGTCATTTGTTGTCTGTGTCTGCCAAAGATttgctatttttattttttaccCAGTGACTCCATTTGTGAACATCACGGCATGGGGAAGACTTCGGCACTGACCCTCTCAAGTATCCAGTCGATCACAACGACGCAGCACCACAGTTGAAGTCCAGTAGAAGTGTAGAACGTGAAACCCTAAATAATGGATTTCCCTTAGTATTCTACATCTGCTAATTATGGTTACATAGTAGTGGCCTACGTGCCTCATGTCGACGAACAATCGGAGATGAAAACATACACGTACTTGTGGGTGTGGTGCGGGCGCCTATATGGCTCAGGCCGCCGGCTTGGGGCCACCGTGGCCTTGAACTCGTCGAAGGAGATGACCCCGTTGCCGTCTCGGTCCACTGCCGCGACGATCTATGCGCACCGCTCGACCGTCATCTCCTCCAGCGTGCGGCGCAGCTCCTCCGCGTACTCGGCGGAGGCAGCGCGCAGCGTGTCCGACTGGTCGCCGTCCTCGAACAACGCTCCGAGCTCCTCGAGGCTGATGAACCCGTCCTCGAACAACAGCGGGCAGGCGGCGCGACAGGCGAGCGGCCGCCGCAAAGAAGGAATTTTTTTCCGAAGGAAACttttttcgtttttttttttttgacaaagcaTACACGAGCTTTATTGAATGAAGATAGTTACATCGTTTGCTACAAACTCATGAATGAAACTAGGGGCTCATCGTCCCAAATACAACCTGTCTTGGTTTGCATAGCTCGCCTTGCCAACTCATGCGCTACACGATTAGTATCTCTACTACAGTGCTCAATAGAAATTTCCTAGAACCCCCTCCATATAATAATGCATTCGTCATAGATGTCAGCCGCCGAGTTTGCCGAGAATTCTCCACCCTTTATAGTTTCTATCACATCCACACAGTCTACCTAAATGACAGGTCTATTACCTCCAATGTGTTAGTAAAAGACCTTCCTTCAGTGCATATGCTTCAGCAATAGGCGCATCAATTACATGAGGAACAAAGCTATGTGCGGCTGCAATCACccgcccgcccccccccccccccccccccccccctgagtGATCTCGAATTACAGCTCATGTGCTTCCACACCCCACATCATCATCGAACGATGCATCCACATTAACCATGATCATTCCTTCTGGAGGTTTTTGCCACCCCTTACGCACCTTTGCTTCCTTCTTCATAGACATTTTATAGTTTCTAGTTAGGGCAGCAATGGATAGAGCTGACCTGGATGGTCTCTGAATATTTTCTCCATGAACATACTGTCTGTGCTCCCACCAGATGTACCAGCCCCCAGTCAAAATGAGTTCGGCCAGGCCAACGTCCATAGCTCGAACCTGGTCGTCCCTTCATATTACCTCCTCCAAGACCGGTCCACCACTAGTAGCCGAACGAGCGACTCCCAGATGCCCAGCGCCCTCCACACTTCCTTTGCTCTATCGCACTCAAAGATGATGTGCTTAATGTCCTCTGCTCCATTCAAACATACAGGACAGCCTCCAGAGTTTCCAATATGGCGGTTTGCAAGAATTGCCCGTCCTGGAATTAATCCATGGAGGGCTCACCATCCGAAAATTTTAATCTTTCCGGGAACCTGCAACTTCCACAATTTCTTCCACAAGTGACTTTTTCCTGCACCGCTAGCTTGCATAACATGATGTCTTCGCCCATATACGTCTTTCCATTTGCCGTGGCATGCTGATGGGACTGTGAATAATTCGTTTCTATTATAATGCCAGGCCACATAATCTTCCCTTCCATTAGTGATAGGAATTTGAAGTATCCTAACTGCATCAACTGTCCAAAAATTTGACTTcaccaaatccacatcccatGTTGCATTAACTGGATTTATGAGCTCATCAACAGTTCTAATAATATTATTACCTCTCGGCGTTAGAATCTTCAAATTATGACTTCCAGGAATACAATGATCGTCCCAAATATTTATTTGTGTATCATCACCCACTCTCCAGATATAACCTTTCTTAAAGCATTGAAGTCCCGCCATCACAGTCTGCCATGTATAGGAACTACCACTCTTCACCCATGCATTGAGCAGCCTGCCATCAGGATAATATCTTGCTCTAAGTACTCTTGCACATAAAGAGTCCGGGGCACTAAGAAATCTCCAAACCTGCTTTGCCAACATTGCTAGATTAAAAGAGTGAAGATCCCGGAAGCCCATACCTCCTCTACATTTCGGCATGCATAATTTCCACCACTCCTGCCAATGAATCCTTCTATGTTCACTGTCATCACCCCACCAATATTGAGAGATGGACGTCATTATTCCTTTGCAAAAAATTTTCGGAATTTTGAAGACCATCATCATATACCGGTACAGCTTGAGCAATGGACTTTATCAATATCTCCTTTCCTCCCATGCTTagcaatttctccttccacccatTAATTCTAGATATGACTCTATCAATCAAATGTTGAAAGCAATCACTCCTGTCCGCCCCCACTAACGCTGGTAATCCTAGGTATTTTATCATTCAGTGTTTCTATCATGATGTTAAGAGCTTCACACACCTCCAGCTTAGCATCAACATCTTTATTACTTGAGAAAAATATGCTAGACTTTGCTTCACTAACCTTCTGCCCCGAGCTAGCAGAATAGCGTGACAATATGTTTGCTAGGCAGTCCGCATTCTTCTTGTCTGCCTGCATGAGAATGAATGAATCATCTGCAAACAAGAGATGTGACACCGTAGGAGCATCCCTGCACACCTTCACTCCCTCCAAATCTCCACTCTCCTCGGTGCCCCTTATCATACAAGATAGGCCCTCGCAACAAATAAAAAGATCATGGGTCATGAGTTGCGGACGCCGTGTAGGGGCACGGGGGGCATGCGTTGAAGCGAAGGGGTAGGGATGATCCAAATAACGTTGGCCATCGGATCGAGTTAAAGCTTACGAGGGAGTATTAAGAGCCATAGATTTTAACGGTGTTAAAAATCCTGGGTGCAATTTTGTTGGTACATAATAGTTAGACTCTCTTAGCGGGGGACATATATTTGGGTATACATAGAATAGTTTGGATTGTTCTCTTATAGTAGAGATAGAGATTAGCTAGCTAATTATggtatttgtgttttgttttctTGTCCTCGCTCCATATTAATCTCTAATAGCATCTTCGCTCTTTACTATTAGGTATAGATTGCCCATTAAACATCTAGTTCGTTCTCACATTACACCATCTAATTAGCTAGTTAATTGTAAGTGCTTCGCTCGTTTGCTCTCTCTAAACTTATATTCAATGCCCTCTATATTTTTTACGATTAGTTTTCATGAATGCAAGTGTTAGCCCAATTAGCAGTCACCTCGATGCCCCCACCACTGCGCGTCTGTCGGCCCCACGCAGGGATGTGCAATCAACTGCATTTTAAAGTGAGGGGATGGGAGTGGCAAGCAAGCTATTATCATCTTGCCCTGTTCCATTGATGCCCATCACCTCAAATCGTAGCATCACATCCTTGTTGTTAAGGATGCGTTGTTGTTGTCAGAGGTGATGCGTTGTACAAGAGCATGGACTAATTTGATAACACTGTAGTAGCTCCCATATAGTATTAGAGGTGTGTACGTGAGTAAGTGCGGGCTACCCTCGGATGTAAAAGACTAGTATTGGTGCCTTGTAAGGGGTTCAGTCCTAGCTGTGTGAGGACTCTTTTCTAGTTTAGAGGAAGAAGCTCACTTCAGAAGTAGAGCTTTTACTCCTAACCTAGTTAAATCCTCACGTGCTCGATTTTATTAGGCTGTTGCCCTCTAAGGACGTCCTCAATGAAAATAGACAACAACTAGCTATTGGCAATCTAACTCACTCCCTAGGTCCATATGTAAGGGtatcttatttatttattaaagATGTGAAGTTGGGGGAACCCAGCGGACGGAGTTTGCTTTGTCTTGGGAGACTAAATCAATGAGGTAGCGACGAGTTTTTCCATTTTTCTATCTCACCCACGTAGATGAAAATCTAGTCAGCTAGCTCGGAGCTAGTCCGTTGGAGCCGCCCTAAATACTTGTACTGAACTCTAAACTCTAACTTAAACTGGTTCTCCGGTGTTGACCCACCGATATATTTCCCCTGTTCGTATCTTCGATCTGGTTCAAGCTCTAGCCTACGCTTTGGAACATTGTTCGGCTTCCTCATTTTTGGGAATAAAATTCTTGGAACGTGAAACGAAATCATTTTCCACGTTCTAGACACCGCTAAGTCCTGAATATATAACAACTTGAGGCTTCAACACGGAGCGCGCGTGATTGAAATGAatcgataaagatcttggaaatgGACAGGACACTGGTGTTTATATCAGGCCTGTGAGCACGGGCATGGGTATCTAAGAAAAAATTTCATGAACAGCGCAAcgaatctatatctatatataaaataaatgCAACAATAACTTGAAAGGTACTTGCACGACGTTCAAACAAAGGCGTCGAAATGCTATATGCAAGCTTTCCTATTCAGCCACAAAATGCCAGCGGTTTGCTGTTTGCGTCAGCCATTCCGCCATATGCGCAGCAACGTCGCTCTCACCTTTTCTTCCTTCGCAATAGTATCGAGATATGACTTGTGTCCATGCATGCCGCCAGAATTATTTGCCATCTCGCAAAGAGACAAAGCACCGGTTGACACGATGGCCAGTTTGGAAGCTACGGTACTCCTTTGTCTAACGAAGTTTGGATTTTGGAAGTTAGTGCGCTGTCGTCTGTGAAGACTGTATTGTGCAATGAGCCCACCCGAACATCCGACATATCCACAGCCCATGGAAAGCACTGTACCCAGAAACGGAAGAGATGTAAGCTTCGGCCTGCGTGAGTACCGCGAACCCGTGCTTCGGCCTTTGAGTCTCTCGACCATGCATGTTTCTAGTGAATTTTTTATTATacataaacaaaaaaaaacactaaGATTCCGTTTGAACCCATAGAAGTAGCAACTAGTTAACTATTTTTTAGTCCCAAAAAAATTAAATAGTATCAAAATTTTGAGTAGCGAAAGAGAAGCATGAAACATCTACACGTTAGAAGGAGCTAAATCAATAGGTTCGGGAGCTGCTACAATTGCTTTAGCGGGAGCTAAATAGGATGCCTAGAAAAATCAATTGATTAGTTTTGCTAATCAATGCAATGGACTTGCATAATTTCATTTTGAATCccactttttttttatttt encodes:
- the LOC136470042 gene encoding uncharacterized protein — encoded protein: MALYNLEEGAQMWYMQVQQDEGTPSWRRFTELLNLRYGPPLRSAPLFDHELGLADGIDGAVYRCPAQDRSPGTSAGPSTASRPAGSSSTQGRPTTVTIDGRPVKRLSQAEQEERRRLGLCYNCDEKYTCGHNRVCKHLFLLDGAVEVDDPDDDAATEDEAVEEAPAYSLHAVAGVRAHDSLQFRILVAGVPLIALLDTGSTHNFISEGAAQQTGLTS